The Desmodus rotundus isolate HL8 chromosome 3, HLdesRot8A.1, whole genome shotgun sequence genome includes a region encoding these proteins:
- the MARCKSL1 gene encoding MARCKS-related protein — MGSQSSKAPRGDVTAEEAAGASPTKANGQENGHVKSNGDLSPKGEGESPPVNGTEEATGATGDTIEPAPPSQGAEAKGDVPPKETPKKKKKFSFKKPFKLSGLSFKRNRKEGGGESSASSPTEEEQEQGEIGACSEEGTAQEGKAVAIPESQEPQAKGAEASTASKAGDTEEEAGPQAAELSTPSGPESGPTPASEQNE, encoded by the exons ATGGGCAGCCAGAGCTCCAAGGCTCCCCGGGGCGACGTGACCGCCGAGGAGGCAGCAGGCGCTTCCCCCACTAAGGCCAACGGACAG gaGAATGGCCACGTGAAAAGCAATGGAGACTTATCCCCCAAGGGTGAAGGGGAGTCGCCCCCTGTGAACGGAACAGAGGAGGCAACCGGGGCCACTGGTGATACCATCGAGCCAGCACCCCCAAGCCAGGGAGCTGAAGCCAAGGGGGATGTACCCCCCAAGGAGACccccaagaagaagaagaaattctctTTCAAGAAGCCTTTCAAATTGAGTGGCCTGTCCTTCAAGAGAAATcggaaggagggtgggggtgaaTCATCTGCTTCCTCACCcacagaggaagagcaggagcagGGGGAGATCGGTGCCTGCAGCGAGGAAGGCACTGCCCAGGAAGGGAAGGCTGTTGCCATCCCGGAGAGCCAGGAACCCCAGGCCAAGGGGGCAGAGGCTAGCACTGCCTCCAAGGCAGGAGACACAGAAGAGGAGGCAGGGCCCCAGGCTGCAGAGCTGTCCACTCCCTCCGGGCCGGAGAGTGGCCCAACACCTGCCAGCGAGCAGAATGAGTAG